The following are encoded together in the Argopecten irradians isolate NY chromosome 5, Ai_NY, whole genome shotgun sequence genome:
- the LOC138324432 gene encoding uncharacterized protein has translation MRRFEMGDYVSNYGDEDTEFDDDTSEFWDISEIPIPGSPGERTFSVSPKPSQSNSTGSQNYGEDYKKSSRNVVNLESESTSRAKESLESTKYNKHRILPIDESEYDTINPTEVTDQNELSSFSTPGKTRRSRRIFAPDILPDLDKIAEEEELLYESTEGVTPITSTPTRDNRYTLTSFRGIKLLGMSIE, from the exons ATGAGGAGGTTTGAGATGGGTGATTATGTTTCTAATTACGGCGATGAAGACACAGAATTCGATGACGACACCTCTGAGTTTTGGGATATTTCAGAGA TACCTATACCCGGCTCCCCCGGGGAGAGGACATTCAGTGTATCACCAAAG CCGTCCCAGTCAAATTCTACAGGAAGCCAGAATTATGGGGAGGATTATAAGAAGAGTTCAAGAAATGTTGTAAATCTGGAATCtg AGAGTACGTCAAGAGCCAAGGAGAGCTTGGAG tctacaaaatacaacaaacatCGTATTTTGCCAATCG ATGAAAGTGAATATGATACTATAAACCCTACAGAGGTTACTGACCAGAACGAATTGTCGAGTTTTTCAACTCCAGGGAAAACTCGGCGTTCCAGGAGAATATTTGCGCCGGATATACTCCCGGATCTTGATAAGATCGCGGAGGAAGAAGAACTGTTGTATGAATCCACTGAGGGTGTGACACCCATCACCAGTACACCTACCAGGGACAACAGATATACCCTCACATCATTCAGGGGCATCAAACTATTAGGCATGTCCATCGAGTGA